The nucleotide window GGATTGTTGTAACAGCAGGGCGCGTATAGGACAGGCCGCTCCGGAATTTTCCGCGGAAGGTTTTTCAGCGGTGGAGGACGGTTTTCACCATTACGCGCTCTCCGAATGCAAAGGGAAGTGGGTTTTGCTCTTTTTCTATCCGGGGGACTTTACATATGTATGTCCAACCGAACTTCAATCCCTGGCGGAGTATAAAAAGGATTTCGAGGAACTTGGAGTGCAGGTTTTTCTCATAAGCACGGACAGTCGTTATTCTCACAAGCAGTGGAATCAGTACGAACTGTCGAAGATGATCGACGGAGGAATGCCCTACGCGATGCTGCCCGACCAGACGGGCGCCCTTGGCAGGCCTTATGATTTCTACGATGAAAGCGCGGGCGTGGACCTTCGAGGGACGGTGGTCATCGATCCCGACGGAGTCGTTCAGCTCATTTACGCCAACGCTCCCGCCATCGGACGTCATCCCGGAGAGATCGTGCGCTGCATTCGCGCACTCAGGGAATACCGCGACAACGGCAATGTAGTTCCCGCCTGCTGGATTCCGGGGCTGGAAACCATCGATCCCTCCTATGAAAATTCGGGAAGAGTCTGGGAGACGTACAAATCGAAGAAAAAGTAATCTCTTTTTTCAATAAATTAGTCTGATAAACGAAAAACAGATGAAGCTGCGGAGGAAATTTTCTTCTGCGGCTTTATCTGTTTTGATGACAGCACAATAATTTATAATCGAAAGCAAATTGGTTTCATTTCACCTGTCGAATCACGTCGAGGACGCTTCCGTCCCGCCATTCCAGAACGGCGACGATGCGTTCCTCTGTCTCCAACGGGTCCATGGGGCCGGAAATACGCAGAGCCTTTTCGATCAGTTCATCCATGGAAACCACAGGAACGTCCCGCGCTTCCTTTATACACTCCAGAAGGTCCTGACGGCGGGGGTTGATCGTTGCCCCGTACTCCGTGACAAGAACGTCGATCGCTTCCCCCGGAGTGGTGACGCAGTGAACGTTTTCCACCACGCAGGGA belongs to Synergistaceae bacterium and includes:
- a CDS encoding peroxiredoxin, which gives rise to MDCCNSRARIGQAAPEFSAEGFSAVEDGFHHYALSECKGKWVLLFFYPGDFTYVCPTELQSLAEYKKDFEELGVQVFLISTDSRYSHKQWNQYELSKMIDGGMPYAMLPDQTGALGRPYDFYDESAGVDLRGTVVIDPDGVVQLIYANAPAIGRHPGEIVRCIRALREYRDNGNVVPACWIPGLETIDPSYENSGRVWETYKSKKK